A region of the Osmia bicornis bicornis chromosome 1, iOsmBic2.1, whole genome shotgun sequence genome:
ATAAGTTATACTGTTTTGTCGTTTTGTATTCACCGCGAAACATTCGTACCGGATTTCAAGTTTCACCCGCGTCCCGCTCGTCATCGATTCGCTAATCAAAGCGACAATTTGTAACGCTTCGAAACGGTATCGGCTAATTTGTCAACGTGAAAGGTAATAACGCTTCCTGTTGTATTATGCATCGCGTACGATCGTCCGTCGACGGACTGCTAGCACACTGCCGTTCGAAAAGAGGACATTTCGCGTGTGCCATTTCGTGAAATTTTTGTTCCTCTATTATTTTACTCGATCAAATTCTGTCCATCCAAGGCGACACCGTGTTCGGCAATCTGTTAATCGTTGTTGAAAGACAGAAATTCGTAGCTGAAAATTTCGTCGCGACGAAAAGGGAACACCGTCTTCGAGGGACGCGTGAAAGCGCTCACTTTCCGCAAAGGCGAGCTCGAAGCGGCTTTTGTGCGATTCACAGGGTTGGTTACCAGTGTACCCGTAACACGTCAATGACATTACCAGGCCAAACACGACATTTCACTCTTGTGACGCGCCGATAGCGTTGCACAGTTTGCCGGGATTCGTTTAATACGATTCAAACGAAAGTTAGCAAAGTCGGTCCGGTAACCGGTGTCGTCTGTACGAACTGACACAAAGTCGTGAATCGCTCTACTTCGATCCGAAAGTATAACTTTCAGCCGGGAGCTTAACGCACGGAAACGAGAAACGACGAGGACGAATCGGGGAGAAAGTACACGCGATTACGTCGCGAACTCTCGCGAGTACGAAGTCGTAGGAACGGAATGAGGCGAGCTGGTAATGGGAACAATTTTCAGCAGGTTTTGTTCACGTTCGATCGACACGAAGAATCGCTTTCTAGCGGGTCGTTTAAGCGCGACGAAGCGAGGCGGCGGGTCGCGTCGAGGAAAGAAGTTGGCCGCAGCCTACTAAAAATTCAAAACGCGAGCGAATTTCCCCGGGAATAAATTTCCAAGTTTCCCCCTGGGCGAGAACAGCCGAGCAAATACGCCGCGGCGGGCTTATCCAACCCCGGCCCCTGCACGAACGAGAAAGTTTGACGCATTGCCGGCGAATAAACCGAAACGATTGTTACGCAACGTTTGCGCGAAAGAAAGGGAAGAGGGAGGAAAGAAGTTTGTAAGGAACCTGGGTCTGCGTTCGGTGCATTCTACAAGGTGTCCCGTGCAACTGGAGCAacttatattattaaaatagttaGATAGGACTAAATCGAATAGAATCGAGTTGTATACCATGTACTAACATTGAAAAATCGCGAGAGAACGGCACGTATCGTTACATCTTGAACGCGTTCTTTCCTTTCAGCTGGTGTTGTTCGTCGCGTGCTGGCATCGACGATAGACTATGAATAATAGTCAATCCAATACAACGGCGTAAGTAACTGATATTAAAGTATCGCGCTTGGTGAACGAGGTTCACGCGATACCCTTCCATGTAATCCTACTCTGaagtatatttttcaaaaaaataacGATATTCGGTGAAAGTTTCGAGTTGAAACAACGTGACGCTCAGCCAACGATAACCCTGTCGTCAGAAGCTGATGGAAAAGAATACCTGCCGTCGCCTCGAGGAAGAATCTCGCAGCTGCGGAGACAAAGCATGTCGTTAACTGCCGTCATGAACCATCGAAGAGGTCTTCTCGGGTAATATAACAGCTCTCGTTTCCTAATTTTCCCTGCATCGAACGCGAAATACGCGCGATTTACCATGTTTCTCGGGTTAATAACGTAGCCGAGTTAAAATTCGAAATGTCTCGCGTGTGGTCAACGCGAAACGTTGCAGCGCAAAAACCGTATAATTTCACAATCATTGAATTCAGTTTTCGAcgtgaaaatattttcgacGCGACGCTCCAACGATTTTGTTTCAATTCATATCGACGGGAGTATCGGCGCGAGAGTTATACGCTGGACACGGTTAAATGCTCCCGATATGCATCCTAAACGCGCAAATGAAATCGTACCATAGATGTTTTAATCAGTCCTCGAAATCGAGGCAGATATTAAACACAGAATGATCAAACACGCTCGTTCTCGTCGATAGAGCATTGATTTCAGGTATTGGCAGCAACATGTCGCTGCCCTCTTGCATCCCCCAAGACCCCGAATTCATGGCCGGACAAATGGGCGTGGCGAAAACAGTGATGCTAAATAATCAAAGTCATTCAGAGAAGAACGATCGCGAGGCTCAAAAACATCGATCTAATTATCTGCAATTAACACCCGTCAATGCAGTTTGCGTTCCTATGCACGCTTTGGATGCTGCGAAAAGTGAGTGCATCTTCGTCGCGAAAGTGAATATCGAGTCGCAATAAAGAAAGACGTACGTTTGATCCGTAGCTAAACAACAGATGATCGATCAACAACTGAAGCCATTGGAGAGGAGAAAATGCCATCGGGAAATGGTGTCGATCATGAGCACCCTTTACGCGAAATTACTGATAGTAATTGGAATCGCTGTGCCTGTCACGGCCAGCGTCACTGAAAGAGTTCCGGCTTTTTTGAATCAGGTCTGTAACGAAAGACGTTCGTTAATATTCACTTACAAATGTGTATACAGTTTTTCACGAGGTTGTTCAAAGTGTAAAATCATGTTTCTCTGTGCAGGGATTTTACTTGTATCTCTATTTGATCAGTGTCACTTACGTGATCACGATGTACGTCATGATGCTGAGGGATAAAACCTTGAAGAATCTGCTGCAGAAGAACGAGAGAGAACAACAGACTTATGCGTTCGATGAGAAGGGTGATCGGGTGAACGTGAGTCAGgtaaaacaatatttattttacgtAACAGAGTTATAAAAGCTTTATCTTTGTCAAGATTCTCGTGTACGCGAAAGCATCAAAGACCTTGCCCGACTTGTGCAACCGGCTCGTCGAATCAGAAGCCAATTACTTGTCgcgaaataatttaaacaaaacaTTTTCCATCGACCGTGCTGATTCGAGGTTTTTTAATTAGCACGGTGAATTCAGCTACGCGACACGTACAATGCAATCTTTGTCCCTCAGATGCAACAGTACGGCAGCTTTTGTCTGAGACTCGGCGCTGTGGGATTTGGCGCCGGCTCGCTGGTATTTACAGGATTGCAAATTGGGGCGGAAATAGCTTCCGGCCCGTTCAGGGCGATTACaccgggcgccaggctgctgTTGGTCACGGCCCAGATGCACTTCATATTTCTCAACAGTGAAAGTCTCAATCTATCCAAGCACAACGCTCTCGCGAAATTAGGCCTGATGCATATGATCGCGACCAATCTCTGCGAATGGTTACAGGTAACTCGTAAAAGCTTTCATCGCAAAAAGAAACACCAACGCtgaaagtaaataaatttcagAATATAAATTAGCTTCTCAgcgatgaaaataataaattaaagaaaaacaggGTATCGAATACCATCGCGGCAATTTCAACGATCTTTATAATTCAAACGCGGTGTCGATTAACCGCGACCAGCATTTATCAAAGTCAAACGGGATATTTAATATCCATATCCGTTGAAACGTATCCCGTTCGACAGAGACTCGTATCCTGTTTCCCGGGAAAATCGAAGTAGCCGCTTATCGGCGAGACCGTTCCAGGTCGACGCGAAGCTTTTGATCCGTCGATGCAGGAACGCGACGAACATTTAACGACAATTCCAGCTTTTACTGCCGCGTTCAAGGATTCTGCGTGTGTCGTCTTGAATCTTTCACACTCGCTCTCAGGCATTCCGTTTGTTTTCCAAGGCGCTCGTCGAGGAGACGCAACACGAGATCGACCAGTTGGGCCATACCCACGACGACGAGAGCGGGATTCTAGCGTCTCTTCTGAGAGACGCTAGCCCCTTCCTTTTTCCTTGTACAATTGAATTCAGTTTAATTTGCGCCGTGATACTCTTCGAGATGTGGAAGAGGGTGGACGAGACGATCGATTCAAAGAACGAGAGCCCAACGAGATCTTCGTATCATCTTAGCATCGATTGCAGCAGCTCTCACAGGTCcgaaatttgattaaatcGATAGAATCGTCGTTAATTTGTTAATGCGACCTTGGGTTTTATGTCCGAAACTTTCACAGAGGTCTCTTCGGTGGAAtcctcg
Encoded here:
- the LOC114871944 gene encoding proton channel OtopLc-like, yielding MNNSQSNTTAFELKQRDAQPTITLSSEADGKEYLPSPRGRISQLRRQSMSLTAVMNHRRGLLGALISGIGSNMSLPSCIPQDPEFMAGQMGVAKTVMLNNQSHSEKNDREAQKHRSNYLQLTPVNAVCVPMHALDAAKTKQQMIDQQLKPLERRKCHREMVSIMSTLYAKLLIVIGIAVPVTASVTERVPAFLNQGFYLYLYLISVTYVITMYVMMLRDKTLKNLLQKNEREQQTYAFDEKGDRVNVSQMQQYGSFCLRLGAVGFGAGSLVFTGLQIGAEIASGPFRAITPGARLLLVTAQMHFIFLNSESLNLSKHNALAKLGLMHMIATNLCEWLQALVEETQHEIDQLGHTHDDESGILASLLRDASPFLFPCTIEFSLICAVILFEMWKRVDETIDSKNESPTRSSYHLSIDCSSSHRGLFGGILVVAATILSLIMFFVLKEAKNQIAIVQVTALDATILMLGMMASVAGTLKLQALHQKIIKPSDLDTTLLAAAQAGVYLHCLFGVVGDVLTMGPTWVLSLITDLLALIQSTSQTLLIKIAWGRRCSRNDKPGKELITFLIVVNIALWTVNTLEKSRAGVRPDHLRFFGVWAWTIITHVSMPLAIFYRFHSAICLFEIWKTCYKCRSNSTVQTPY